A window from Pseudoliparis swirei isolate HS2019 ecotype Mariana Trench chromosome 17, NWPU_hadal_v1, whole genome shotgun sequence encodes these proteins:
- the vstm4a gene encoding V-set and transmembrane domain-containing protein 4a — protein sequence MYFSIVVLVLTKALVTEVCHGLNVTVTPGPVVMVTENDNVTLSCMVSQRKRSGSVLILRWFFSPLAASTLVPPPSAPSPSPPALESSQFLIVKMGIKKIELFGNYTRRFPHLKFRLYEETEGEMYRLWILNVTAGMDQGFYTCRVQEIRKHRNIWRASSNGTSTTQLTVHFTVEDCSSEGLWRLYADVYLCAVLICSLGLLSIFMFTLVLTCQYFHRRHRLKDRYLIVRCPESSSGETVTSSSSSSSSSPRAQRKDPRQKPDRRAAAAPQLPQVPPPHIPTKVPVAAKRPQKPRRLKTQLRSSSTHRVSQEDSLTYAELELVRPRPEPPASSSPDPAACSPDTVYAQIVFQEKQL from the exons ATGTACTTCTCTATAGTGGTCCTTGTCCTGACTAAGGCTCTGGTCACAG AGGTATGTCATGGCCTGAATGTGACAGTGACCCCTGGgcctgttgtcatggtaacggagAACGACAACGTGACACTGTCCTGCATGGTatctcagaggaagaggagcggcagCGTCCTCATCCTACGCTGGTTCTTTTCTCCTCTGGCTGCTTCCACTCTTGTGCCCCCTCCATCCGCTCCATCGCCCTCTCCTCCCGCACTCGAGTCCTCTCAGTTTCTGATTGTGAAGATGGGCATAAAGAAAATTGAGCTGTTTGGGAACTACACCCGGCGTTTCCCACACCTTAAATTTCGTCTGTACGAGGAAACGGAGGGAGAGATGTACCGCTTGTGGATTCTCAATGTGACAGCGGGGATGGACCAGGGTTTCTACACCTGCAGGGTTCAAGAGATTCgcaaacacagaaacatatGGAGAGCATCATCCAATGGTACCAGCACCACACAGCTAACAG TGCACTTCACTGTCGAGGATTGTAGCAGTGAAGGACTGTGGCGTTTATATGCAG atgtgtatttgtgtgctgtGCTGATTTGCTCACTGGGCCTGCTGTCCATCTTCATGTTCACTCTGGTTCTCACCTGCCAATACTTTCACAGAAGACACAGGCTCAAAG ATAGGTACCTTATAGTGAGGTGTCCAGAAAGCAG CTCAGGAGAGACGGTGACCAGCTCTAGCagttcctccagctcctccccaCGAGCCCAAAGGAAAGACCCGAGACAGAAGCCTGacaggagagcagcagcagcccctcAACTCCCCCAGGTGCCCCCACCACACATACCAACCAAAG TGCCTGTTGCTGCAAAGAGACCTCAGAAGCCCAGAAGGTTAAAGACTCAGCTCAGGAGTTCCTCCACT catCGGGTCTCACAGGAGGATAGTCTGACATATGCAGAACTGGAGCTGGTCAGACCGAGGCCGGAGCCCCCGGCCTCCTCCAGTCCCGACCCCGCTGCCTGCAGCCCAGACACTGTGTACGCCCAGATTGTCTTCCAGGAAAAACAGCTGTAA